The Clostridioides difficile genome has a segment encoding these proteins:
- a CDS encoding Cof-type HAD-IIB family hydrolase — protein sequence MIKHIFCDLDGTLYENGAITKEDIAAIEEIEKRGVQFNVATGRVFKQARDIIEGSLDMNGYYICENGAFIHDKDYNVIFKQTIDDKLVKKVIDRFESTDAQLYFKYKGDVIVDSDTTAFRHYSTDFIVDPDFERRDSFDNLIGNIGICSENLEELSRIELYLKSEFSEVLEIYFSSTYTLNVVPKSVSKRSSIEHVIKTLNVSPDEVATIGDSPNDICMLEGFKYSFVMSKAREEVKQSANYVADSVKSAIDAIIKINN from the coding sequence ATGATAAAACATATATTTTGTGATTTAGATGGAACTTTATATGAAAATGGAGCTATAACAAAAGAAGACATAGCAGCAATTGAGGAAATAGAAAAAAGAGGAGTACAGTTCAATGTTGCTACAGGTAGGGTTTTTAAACAAGCTCGTGATATTATCGAAGGGAGCTTAGATATGAATGGCTACTATATATGTGAAAATGGTGCATTTATACATGATAAGGATTATAATGTAATTTTTAAGCAAACTATAGACGATAAATTAGTAAAAAAAGTTATTGATAGATTCGAATCAACTGATGCACAATTGTATTTCAAATATAAAGGAGATGTAATTGTAGATAGTGATACGACAGCTTTTAGACATTATTCTACTGATTTTATAGTAGACCCTGATTTTGAGAGAAGAGATAGTTTTGATAATCTTATAGGCAATATTGGTATATGCTCTGAAAATTTAGAAGAGTTGTCTAGAATAGAGTTGTATTTAAAAAGTGAATTTAGTGAAGTGTTGGAAATATATTTTTCTAGTACTTATACTTTAAATGTGGTTCCTAAAAGTGTATCAAAAAGAAGTAGTATAGAACATGTAATAAAAACTCTGAATGTAAGTCCAGATGAAGTTGCTACTATTGGAGATTCTCCAAATGATATTTGTATGTTAGAAGGGTTTAAATACAGTTTTGTAATGTCAAAGGCAAGAGAAGAAGTAAAACAAAGCGCAAATTATGTAGCAGATAGTGTGAAAAGTGCTATAGATGCTATAATAAAAATAAATAATTAA
- a CDS encoding competence/damage-inducible protein A — protein sequence MKAEIISVGTEILLGDIVNTNSQFLAKELAALGIEVYHQSTVGDNKQRLLECFDESLKRSDLVITTGGLGPTGDDMTKETAAEYFGQELELHKPSLEVLESFFVKTGKKMAKNNMKQVYFPKDAIVLKNNNGTAPGAILKKDDKSIIVLPGPPREMKAMFNESVKPYLQQFTKEMLVSKTLRLYGIGESNLELEILDIIDEQTNPTVALYAKELEVTIRITAKAENEKLAFELIKPVEEKIKDRVGKYVYTEGDISVSEGESALEDAVSKLLVEKNLTIAVAESCTGGLVSSSLINYPGISSVFLEGCVTYSNEAKMKRLGVKKETLEDFGAVSEQTAIEMAEGVAKGLGANIGISTTGVAGPGGGTEEKPVGLVYTAIYINGKTIVKKNIFNGDRRKIRLRATRDLLNELRIQLEKL from the coding sequence TTGAAAGCAGAAATAATAAGTGTAGGAACAGAGATACTATTGGGAGATATAGTAAACACAAATTCCCAATTTTTAGCTAAAGAACTTGCAGCATTGGGAATAGAAGTATACCATCAAAGTACAGTTGGAGATAATAAGCAAAGACTCTTAGAATGTTTTGATGAAAGTTTAAAAAGAAGTGATTTAGTAATTACAACAGGAGGTCTTGGGCCAACTGGTGACGATATGACAAAAGAAACTGCAGCAGAATACTTTGGACAGGAATTAGAATTACATAAACCATCATTAGAAGTATTAGAATCATTCTTTGTCAAAACAGGAAAGAAAATGGCCAAAAATAATATGAAACAAGTATATTTTCCAAAGGATGCTATAGTATTAAAAAATAATAATGGAACAGCACCAGGAGCCATTTTAAAGAAAGATGATAAAAGTATAATAGTATTACCAGGGCCTCCAAGAGAAATGAAGGCAATGTTTAATGAAAGTGTTAAACCTTATCTACAACAATTTACAAAGGAAATGCTAGTATCAAAAACTTTGAGATTGTATGGAATAGGTGAGTCAAATCTAGAATTGGAAATTTTAGATATAATTGATGAGCAAACTAATCCAACAGTTGCTTTATATGCAAAGGAATTAGAAGTTACAATAAGAATAACTGCAAAAGCTGAAAATGAAAAACTAGCTTTTGAATTGATAAAACCAGTAGAAGAAAAGATAAAAGATAGAGTTGGTAAATATGTATATACTGAAGGAGATATTTCAGTATCAGAAGGAGAGTCTGCATTAGAGGATGCTGTTTCTAAGCTTCTTGTAGAAAAAAACTTAACAATAGCAGTAGCTGAATCTTGTACTGGAGGTTTGGTATCTTCATCTCTTATAAACTATCCAGGAATATCTTCTGTATTTCTTGAAGGATGTGTGACATATTCTAATGAAGCTAAAATGAAAAGATTAGGAGTAAAAAAAGAAACTTTAGAAGACTTTGGAGCAGTAAGTGAGCAAACAGCAATAGAAATGGCTGAGGGCGTTGCTAAAGGGCTTGGAGCTAATATAGGTATATCTACAACTGGAGTGGCTGGACCTGGTGGAGGAACTGAGGAAAAGCCTGTAGGATTGGTTTATACTGCAATATATATAAATGGAAAAACAATAGTGAAAAAAAATATATTTAATGGAGATAGAAGAAAGATAAGATTAAGAGCTACTAGAGATTTACTTAATGAGCTGAGAATACAATTAGAAAAACTTTAA
- a CDS encoding D-alanine--D-alanine ligase: protein MKIAVIMGGISSEREVSLNSGKEIYNNLDKSKYDVVKVIIDDKRDIFTKIPEDTDFAVLALHGKFGEDGCIQSVLETMDIPYSGCGPLCSGMCMDKNITKKMLRDSDLPTAPWALVKSIDEINYDEIDKIGYPVFIKPNSGGSSVATFFIHSKDEVEEAVRKGLEVDEFVMIEKYIPGGEYTSFILNGEVFPTISIKSDSGFFDYEAKYSLEKGAKEEVVYLDDELQKRVNEISETCWKIFNCKAYVRVDMIISEGIPYVLELNTLPGMTKTSLIPRSAAARGLEYSKLLDKLIEYSLN, encoded by the coding sequence ATGAAAATAGCAGTTATAATGGGTGGAATATCATCAGAGAGAGAAGTATCTTTAAATTCAGGAAAAGAAATATATAATAACCTTGATAAAAGTAAATACGATGTTGTAAAGGTAATAATAGATGATAAAAGAGATATATTTACAAAAATACCAGAAGATACAGATTTCGCAGTACTAGCACTACATGGAAAATTTGGTGAAGATGGATGTATTCAGTCAGTACTTGAGACTATGGATATACCATATTCTGGATGTGGACCTCTTTGTAGTGGAATGTGCATGGACAAAAACATCACTAAAAAAATGCTTAGAGATTCAGACCTTCCTACTGCTCCATGGGCTTTAGTAAAATCAATTGATGAAATCAATTATGATGAGATAGATAAAATAGGATATCCAGTATTTATAAAACCAAATTCAGGAGGTTCAAGTGTTGCTACATTCTTCATTCATTCCAAAGATGAAGTTGAAGAAGCAGTTCGTAAAGGTTTAGAGGTTGATGAGTTTGTAATGATTGAAAAATATATACCAGGTGGAGAATATACTTCATTCATATTAAATGGCGAAGTTTTTCCTACTATATCTATAAAATCAGACTCAGGATTCTTTGATTATGAGGCTAAATATTCACTTGAAAAAGGTGCAAAAGAAGAAGTTGTTTATTTAGATGATGAACTTCAAAAAAGAGTAAACGAAATTTCTGAGACTTGTTGGAAAATTTTTAATTGCAAAGCATACGTAAGAGTTGATATGATTATAAGTGAAGGTATTCCTTATGTTCTTGAGCTAAATACTCTTCCTGGCATGACTAAAACTAGTTTAATACCTAGAAGTGCTGCTGCTAGAGGTCTTGAGTATAGCAAGTTATTAGATAAACTTATAGAATACTCTTTAAATTAG
- a CDS encoding PLP-dependent aminotransferase family protein: protein MIFSNLRLNDSEPIYIQIKNYISDMISKGLIPDNSKLPSTRELSQLLQVSRNSIVLTYEELKSEGLIYSLSGKGTFVNSKNKSSNTTWSLNWDCLENTYSKKANELDIIKSEIPWSSNLISFKSISPDGDLFDMEELKKSFLNRISLEGHKLLNYGYAQGYKPLIDYLLEYMTNKGVDINNKDILITNGFTEGFDIIMSSFTQERDYIICENPTHNTAIKIMKSHNLNILGVDISENGLDFNLLENRLIEYKTKIKFAYITPSYHNPTGIVMTPENRYRFYNLMKKYNIAIIEDGFNEELLYNSSHIFPICSLDNMNNGVVYIGSFSKILFPGMRIGWIFADKKVIDKLESVKRCRNIHVSFLDQGILFDYLSNGGFEKYVKKIRKFYGDKFNFAYECVKKYIQTEYILGDGGLHIFIKLKNIDTRKLLEKCYKKNVIFMPGDLFFTDGSGSDTLRLGFSRLSFEDIETGIKIIGETIDEMS from the coding sequence TTGATATTTTCAAATCTAAGATTAAATGATAGTGAACCAATTTATATACAAATTAAAAATTATATAAGTGATATGATATCAAAAGGATTAATTCCAGACAATAGTAAGCTCCCTTCTACAAGGGAGCTTAGTCAGCTTTTACAAGTCAGTAGAAATTCCATAGTCTTGACCTATGAAGAACTAAAATCAGAAGGCTTAATCTACTCTCTTTCAGGAAAAGGTACATTTGTTAATTCAAAAAATAAATCTTCAAACACTACATGGTCTTTAAATTGGGATTGTTTAGAGAATACATACTCTAAAAAAGCTAATGAATTAGATATTATAAAAAGCGAGATACCTTGGAGCTCTAACCTAATATCATTTAAAAGTATATCTCCTGATGGAGATTTATTTGATATGGAGGAATTAAAAAAATCCTTTTTAAATAGAATCTCCTTAGAAGGGCACAAACTACTTAACTATGGATATGCACAAGGTTATAAACCTCTCATTGACTATTTGCTTGAATATATGACAAATAAGGGCGTTGATATTAATAACAAAGATATACTAATTACAAATGGATTTACAGAAGGCTTTGATATTATTATGTCCTCTTTCACTCAAGAAAGAGACTATATAATCTGTGAGAACCCTACTCACAACACAGCTATAAAAATTATGAAGTCACACAATCTCAATATTTTAGGAGTGGATATATCTGAAAATGGTTTAGATTTCAATTTGCTCGAAAATCGTTTAATTGAGTACAAAACTAAAATAAAATTTGCATATATTACACCTTCTTATCACAACCCAACAGGAATTGTAATGACCCCTGAAAATAGATATAGATTCTATAATCTTATGAAAAAATACAATATAGCAATTATAGAAGATGGCTTTAATGAAGAGTTACTCTACAATAGTTCTCATATATTCCCCATCTGCTCTCTTGATAATATGAATAATGGGGTTGTATATATTGGTAGTTTTTCAAAAATTTTATTTCCTGGAATGAGGATTGGATGGATATTTGCAGATAAAAAAGTTATAGATAAATTGGAAAGTGTAAAAAGGTGTAGAAATATACATGTATCTTTTTTAGACCAAGGTATTTTATTTGATTATTTAAGTAATGGAGGATTTGAAAAATACGTAAAAAAAATACGTAAATTCTATGGGGATAAATTTAACTTTGCCTATGAATGTGTAAAAAAATATATACAAACAGAATATATCTTAGGTGATGGTGGCTTGCATATATTTATAAAGCTTAAGAATATAGATACTAGAAAACTACTAGAAAAATGTTATAAAAAAAATGTTATCTTTATGCCTGGAGATTTGTTTTTTACAGATGGCTCTGGTTCTGATACTTTAAGACTTGGATTTTCGAGACTCTCTTTTGAAGATATTGAAACTGGTATAAAAATAATAGGAGAAACTATAGATGAAATGTCCTAG
- a CDS encoding M15 family metallopeptidase: protein MSKKSKRKKINKLKLTIVITVLFLALLSIYEIFFSKSNKKDNIKSQETMQDKNNTTDDSKNNQNSIKKQEDNNTKPTFSYSSIPDNIRNKMIGNSMPSDEPISFDSLSYLKLTYYGFDEKTHQGEMIVNSELAPEVVDIFKELYEKKYPIEKIKLIDDYDAVDEKSMSDNNTSAFCYRTVAGTNTVSNHGKGRAIDINPLQNPHVSGDNVSPKVSTVYADRSALKFGMIKKGDDCYNAFVSRGWSWGGYWKNPDYQHFEK, encoded by the coding sequence ATGAGTAAAAAGTCAAAACGAAAGAAGATTAATAAATTAAAACTAACAATTGTAATAACTGTATTATTTCTTGCCTTACTATCTATATATGAGATATTTTTCTCTAAATCCAACAAAAAAGATAATATAAAAAGTCAAGAAACTATGCAAGATAAAAACAATACAACAGATGATTCTAAAAATAATCAAAACTCTATCAAAAAGCAGGAAGATAACAACACTAAGCCTACTTTTTCATATTCTTCAATACCAGATAATATAAGAAACAAAATGATTGGTAACTCTATGCCTTCTGATGAACCTATAAGCTTTGATAGTTTATCTTACTTGAAACTTACCTACTACGGATTTGATGAAAAAACTCATCAAGGTGAAATGATAGTAAATAGTGAATTAGCTCCAGAAGTTGTCGATATTTTTAAAGAATTATATGAAAAAAAATATCCAATTGAAAAAATCAAATTAATAGATGATTATGACGCTGTAGATGAAAAATCTATGTCTGATAATAATACATCTGCATTTTGTTATAGAACTGTAGCTGGTACAAATACTGTCTCAAATCATGGTAAAGGACGTGCTATAGATATAAATCCATTGCAAAATCCACATGTTTCTGGAGACAATGTTAGCCCTAAGGTAAGTACTGTTTATGCGGATAGGTCTGCTTTAAAATTTGGAATGATAAAAAAGGGTGATGATTGTTATAATGCTTTTGTAAGCAGAGGTTGGAGCTGGGGTGGATATTGGAAAAACCCAGATTACCAACATTTTGAAAAATAA
- a CDS encoding ABC-F family ATP-binding cassette domain-containing protein has translation MNLMTLENISKSYSEKKLLENISLGINDGEKIGLIGVNGTGKSTLLKIIAGTEESETGNITKANGIRVEYLPQNPTYDENSTVLEQVFNGTSEELKLLGKYQETLEKLNSNFTDELNKKLLSMHEKIDALNLWDLESEAKSVLTKLGINDFNQKIIELSGGQRKRVSLASALITPCELLILDEPTNHLDNDTIDWLEEYLNSRKGSLLMITHDRYFLDRVTNRIIELDKGRLFSYDGNYSIFLEKKMERLTLESSMEDKRQNLIRTELAWVRRGAQARSTKQKARLQRFDELVNRDSFKPDENVDISVASSRLGNKIIEIHNISKSFEENTVIDNLEYTLARTDRIGIIGKNGMGKSTLINIINGKLEPDSGYISIGETVKIGCFSQDDSHMDINMRAIDYVKEASDYIETSDGTRITASQMCERFLFNGTMQYTLIGKLSGGERRRLHLLRILMTAPNVLLLDEPTNDLDIETLKILEEYLDEFKGVVITVSHDRYFLDRICNKIFAYEGNGKIHIYTGNYSDYLIYREIQGIEFEESKKETLKNDDSTAPKKEKPKNDKKLKFSYNEQREFENIDSDIEKLESKIAKLDESTSKFATDFTKLQEILDEKSKLEKELEYKYERWEYLNNLADEIANNK, from the coding sequence ATGAATTTAATGACATTGGAAAATATAAGTAAAAGCTATTCTGAAAAAAAATTACTTGAAAACATATCTCTTGGTATCAATGATGGAGAAAAAATAGGACTTATTGGTGTAAATGGTACTGGTAAATCTACTTTACTTAAAATTATTGCAGGCACTGAAGAAAGTGAAACTGGCAATATAACAAAGGCTAATGGTATTAGAGTAGAATATCTTCCTCAAAACCCAACTTATGATGAAAATTCAACTGTTCTAGAACAAGTATTTAATGGAACTTCAGAAGAATTAAAACTACTTGGTAAATACCAAGAAACTTTAGAAAAACTTAATTCTAACTTTACAGATGAACTAAATAAAAAGTTATTATCCATGCATGAGAAGATAGATGCTTTAAATCTTTGGGATTTAGAAAGCGAAGCCAAATCTGTACTTACAAAGCTTGGCATAAATGATTTTAATCAAAAAATAATAGAGCTTTCTGGTGGACAAAGAAAAAGAGTTTCTCTAGCCTCAGCTCTTATTACTCCTTGTGAGCTTTTAATACTAGATGAACCAACAAACCATCTAGACAATGATACCATTGATTGGCTTGAAGAATACCTAAATTCAAGAAAAGGTTCATTGCTTATGATAACTCATGATAGATATTTTTTAGACCGTGTTACAAATAGAATAATTGAATTAGATAAAGGTAGATTATTTAGCTATGATGGTAATTATTCAATATTTTTAGAAAAGAAAATGGAAAGACTTACATTAGAATCAAGTATGGAAGATAAACGACAAAATTTAATTAGAACAGAGCTTGCTTGGGTTAGACGTGGAGCTCAAGCTCGTAGTACAAAACAAAAGGCTCGTCTACAAAGATTTGATGAACTCGTAAATAGAGACTCTTTCAAACCTGATGAAAATGTTGATATATCTGTTGCCTCAAGTAGACTTGGAAATAAAATAATAGAAATACACAATATATCCAAATCTTTTGAAGAAAATACAGTTATAGATAATTTAGAATATACTTTGGCACGTACAGATAGAATTGGTATAATAGGTAAAAATGGTATGGGTAAATCAACTCTAATAAACATAATAAATGGGAAACTAGAACCTGATAGTGGATATATCTCAATTGGAGAAACTGTAAAAATAGGTTGCTTTTCTCAAGATGATTCTCATATGGATATTAATATGAGAGCTATAGACTATGTAAAAGAAGCTAGCGATTATATAGAAACTTCTGATGGCACTAGGATTACAGCTTCTCAAATGTGTGAAAGATTCCTTTTTAATGGTACTATGCAGTATACTTTGATAGGCAAGTTATCTGGTGGTGAAAGAAGAAGACTACACCTTCTTAGAATTCTTATGACAGCTCCTAATGTACTTCTTTTGGATGAGCCTACAAACGACTTAGATATTGAAACACTAAAAATATTAGAGGAATATCTTGATGAATTCAAAGGTGTCGTAATTACAGTATCACATGATAGATACTTCCTAGATAGAATCTGTAATAAAATATTTGCATATGAAGGAAATGGAAAAATTCATATTTATACAGGCAATTATAGTGACTATCTTATTTATAGAGAAATTCAAGGAATTGAATTTGAAGAATCAAAAAAAGAAACACTTAAAAATGATGATTCAACTGCTCCAAAAAAAGAAAAACCTAAAAATGATAAAAAACTTAAATTCTCATATAATGAGCAAAGAGAGTTTGAAAATATTGATTCTGACATAGAAAAACTTGAATCTAAAATTGCAAAACTTGATGAAAGTACTTCAAAATTTGCAACTGATTTTACTAAGCTTCAAGAAATTTTAGATGAAAAATCAAAACTAGAAAAAGAACTTGAGTACAAATATGAAAGATGGGAATATCTAAATAATTTAGCTGATGAAATAGCTAATAATAAATAA
- a CDS encoding PqqD family protein, whose translation MSKSNDVLDIVFKIADGLEYEVDENSIVTILEKQDHKIQKFFRKLKARIPKYKKIELDEYSSFVFLQIDGQKTVREIGENLESKYGEESHPLYERLLVFLNHIDVNCHYVERLDIDV comes from the coding sequence ATGAGCAAGAGTAATGATGTTTTAGATATTGTATTTAAAATTGCTGATGGACTTGAATATGAAGTAGATGAAAATAGTATTGTAACTATACTTGAAAAGCAGGACCATAAGATTCAAAAGTTTTTTAGAAAGCTAAAAGCTAGAATACCTAAATATAAAAAAATAGAACTAGATGAATATTCTAGTTTTGTATTTTTACAAATTGATGGTCAAAAGACTGTTAGAGAAATAGGTGAAAACTTAGAATCCAAGTATGGAGAAGAATCTCATCCACTTTATGAAAGATTGTTGGTTTTTTTAAATCATATTGATGTCAATTGTCACTATGTTGAAAGACTGGATATAGACGTATAA
- a CDS encoding oligopeptide transporter, OPT family: MNKKLPKGAYGEVSGKDYVPYITDKSRTGGNVAVLIIGIILAAIFAASTTYSGMKAGLTVAAGIPGAIIGSAFVGAFARQKGILGKNLIQGMSSGGESVASGFIFVLPAVILIGSQITFFEGLAVGVGGVLFGIGVAAIVHNYLIVEEHGKLMYPESMAISETLVASEAGGDSIKYMGIGFVISGFITVLTGSFLNVANNVMSLVGSKFYKWKFDIEVNPLLLGIGFIVGLEVSLTMFAGSILSNFGIAPLIGYFTDMAKDGAMVWNNPAMPLNQMDVGAISSSYVKYIGAGMMLCGGIIGAIKLIPTIIASIKETLKAKSNTGDAEEGSSIQMILLLGGVVVGFLAAFLISGNIAMAIIGAIISLLLSLLFVIVAGRLTGTIGTSNLPVSGMTIASLVIVTLVFVVMGWTDLEANKSLLLFGSFIVVAIAIAGGYTQSQKVTYIIGGSKNEMQRYFTIASIVGVIVVVGVILLLSDQLKATGDNVQFALPQANLMSTLTSGIMSGSLPWVMIIVGVFMAIVLYALKLPIMTIAIGFYLPIATTSIILVGALIRLFVELVSKSEKEKDAKVSNGISLSSGLVAGGSIIGLIGIILQVTGVITPKVPSGFAATNSMAIALLVVLVVLTALPIVLSKVKNNEQE, from the coding sequence ATGAACAAAAAATTACCTAAGGGAGCTTATGGTGAGGTTAGTGGAAAAGATTACGTTCCATACATCACAGATAAGTCCAGAACCGGTGGAAATGTAGCTGTATTGATTATCGGTATCATTTTGGCTGCCATTTTTGCCGCATCTACAACTTATTCTGGAATGAAAGCTGGGCTTACAGTTGCAGCAGGTATTCCAGGAGCTATAATAGGTTCTGCTTTTGTTGGAGCATTTGCTCGTCAAAAGGGTATTCTTGGTAAAAACTTAATCCAAGGTATGTCAAGTGGTGGAGAATCTGTTGCAAGTGGATTCATTTTCGTATTACCAGCAGTTATCTTAATTGGAAGCCAAATTACATTTTTCGAAGGCTTAGCAGTTGGAGTTGGTGGTGTTTTATTTGGTATAGGAGTTGCAGCAATAGTTCACAATTATTTAATAGTTGAAGAACATGGTAAACTTATGTACCCAGAATCAATGGCTATATCTGAAACACTTGTTGCTTCAGAGGCTGGTGGAGACTCAATTAAATACATGGGAATTGGATTTGTAATAAGTGGATTTATCACTGTATTAACTGGTTCATTCTTAAATGTAGCAAACAATGTAATGAGTCTTGTAGGAAGTAAATTCTACAAATGGAAATTTGATATTGAAGTAAACCCTCTACTTTTAGGAATTGGGTTTATAGTAGGACTTGAAGTTTCTTTAACAATGTTTGCAGGAAGTATTTTATCAAACTTTGGTATTGCGCCTTTAATAGGTTACTTTACTGATATGGCTAAAGATGGAGCTATGGTATGGAATAATCCTGCAATGCCTCTTAACCAAATGGATGTTGGAGCTATATCTAGTAGTTATGTAAAATATATAGGTGCTGGTATGATGCTTTGTGGAGGTATTATTGGTGCAATAAAACTTATCCCAACTATAATCGCTTCTATAAAAGAAACACTTAAAGCTAAATCAAATACTGGAGATGCAGAAGAAGGTTCATCTATACAAATGATACTTTTACTAGGTGGAGTAGTTGTTGGATTCTTAGCAGCGTTCTTAATTTCTGGTAATATTGCTATGGCAATTATTGGAGCTATCATATCTCTTTTATTATCTTTATTATTCGTCATAGTAGCTGGACGTTTAACAGGAACAATAGGAACATCAAATCTTCCAGTTTCTGGTATGACTATAGCTTCTCTAGTTATTGTAACATTAGTATTTGTTGTAATGGGATGGACTGATTTAGAAGCTAATAAATCATTACTTTTATTTGGATCATTTATAGTTGTTGCTATTGCTATTGCTGGAGGATATACTCAATCTCAAAAAGTAACTTACATCATTGGTGGTAGTAAAAACGAAATGCAACGTTACTTCACAATTGCAAGTATAGTTGGTGTTATAGTTGTTGTAGGAGTAATCTTATTACTTTCTGACCAACTTAAAGCTACTGGTGATAATGTACAATTTGCATTACCACAAGCAAACTTAATGTCAACATTAACTTCTGGTATTATGTCAGGTAGTTTACCTTGGGTTATGATTATTGTTGGAGTATTTATGGCAATTGTATTATATGCATTAAAATTACCAATAATGACTATAGCTATAGGATTCTATTTACCAATAGCAACAACTTCTATAATATTAGTTGGAGCATTAATTCGTCTATTTGTTGAATTAGTATCTAAATCTGAAAAAGAAAAAGACGCTAAAGTTTCTAATGGTATAAGTTTATCTTCTGGTCTTGTTGCTGGTGGATCTATCATTGGTTTAATAGGTATAATATTACAAGTAACTGGAGTTATAACTCCAAAAGTACCAAGTGGATTTGCTGCGACAAATTCAATGGCAATTGCTTTACTAGTAGTTCTAGTTGTACTTACAGCATTACCTATTGTGTTATCTAAAGTAAAAAATAATGAGCAAGAGTAA